From one Rhodamnia argentea isolate NSW1041297 chromosome 1, ASM2092103v1, whole genome shotgun sequence genomic stretch:
- the LOC115740224 gene encoding LOW QUALITY PROTEIN: triacylglycerol lipase OBL1 (The sequence of the model RefSeq protein was modified relative to this genomic sequence to represent the inferred CDS: substituted 1 base at 1 genomic stop codon), whose product MACDKSFCSSYLLLSPDKAGAVDLFHILTCSDARRRKFVDSSEEGEESFGRRRLMFVSVLVQKLLLLVAKPMYWIGSAIVFWLNLLPSNGNFGRLLVNCFRGKVVMPDRESGSFISLVGNSDTRVELVNRIRPCDGEYYAALTMMASKACYESEAYLRTRATHHWQVERXRSNGILGSYNFWNDYQRKATTQAFMLRDRDTIVVAFRGTEPFDTYAWCLDLDLSWYELPGVGKIHRGYMKALGLRKNFSWPKELAPRLKTPVPSAYYAIKEKLRSLAVHGETWLMERLEGVYTFGQPRVGDDKFGEFMERAFKDHRIDYFRSVIGDDIVPRLPYDDSASMFKHFGRCCYFNSKYQGKIVREEPNKNYFSLLRAIPMMMDTWYKLIRSFVIAREKGPSYREGWLMRIFRAIGLLIPGVPAHFPQDYVNSARLGASQLFPHQQ is encoded by the exons ATGGCTTGTGACAAGAGTTTCTGCAGCAGTTACTTGCTGTTGAGCCCCGATAAAGCCGGTGCCGTCgatctttttcacattttgaccTGCAGCGATGCGCGCAGAAGAAAGTTTGTGGACTCCTCcgaggaaggagaggagagcTTCGGGCGAAGACGGCTCATGTTTGTATCCGTTCTCGTGCAGAAGCTTCTGCTTCTTGTGGCCAAGCCCATGTATTGGATCGGGTCGGCGATTGTGTTTTGGTTGAATCTCTTGCCAAGCAATGGGAACTTCGGAAGGCTTCTCGTCAACTGCTTTCGAG GGAAGGTGGTGATGCCGGACAGAGAGTCGGGGAGCTTCATATCTTTGGTCGGTAATTCGGACACGAGAGTGGAACTGGTCAACCGCATCAGGCCCTGCGACGGCGAGTACTATGCGGCTCTCACCATGATGGCTTCAAAAGCATGCTACGAGAGCGAGGCCTACCTACGAACCAGAGCCACCCACCATTGGCAGGTCGAGAGGTAGAGAtcga ATGGAATTCTTGGGTCCTACAACTTTTGGAATG ATTATCAAAGGAAAGCAACTACGCAAGCCTTCATGCTACGTGACCGGGACACCATCGTGGTCGCCTTCCGAGGCACGGAACCTTTCGACACATACGCGTGGTGCTTGGACTTGGACCTCTCGTGGTACGAGTTACCAGGTGTCGGAAAGATCCACCGTGGGTACATGAAAGCCCTAGGGCTCCGAAAGAACTTCAGCTGGCCAAAAGAGCTCGCCCCACGTCTAAAAACGCCTGTGCCGTCGGCTTACTATGCCATAAAGGAGAAGCTGAGGTCCTTGGCCGTGCACGGGGAGACGTGGCTGATGGAGAGATTGGAGGGGGTCTACACATTTGGTCAACCTAGGGTTGGAGATGACAAGTTTGGGGAGTTCATGGAGAGGGCCTTCAAGGATCATCGGATAGACTACTTTCGGTCCGTTATTGGGGATGACATTGTGCCTAGGCTGCCTTACGATGATTCAGCTTCCATGTTCAAGCATTTTGGGCGTTGTTGCTACTTCAATAGCAAATATCAAGGGAAG ATTGTCAGGGAAGAACCGAACAAGAACTACTTCTCGCTTCTGCGCGCGATCCCGATGATGATGGACACCTGGTACAAGCTCATCCGAAGCTTCGTGATTGCTCGCGAGAAGGGACCGAGCTACAGAGAAGGGTGGTTGATGAGGATTTTCAGAGCGATTGGCCTGCTAATTCCAGGGGTACCTGCTCATTTCCCTCAGGACTATGTAAATTCTGCAAGGTTAGGAGCGTCGCAGCTATTCCCACACCAACAATGA